A section of the Solitalea canadensis DSM 3403 genome encodes:
- a CDS encoding glycoside hydrolase family 2 TIM barrel-domain containing protein — translation MKIKKSISILLLFTFGLIQSQGFSQSKKNDWENPELVSQNTVAPHAWFVTKENEQSAINDTPSPFVKSLNGQWKFKLAENPAQRPATFFKDDYNTDNWDNIKVPANWQVEGFDKFIFTDVEYPIKPNPPFVPEDYNPVGSYKRSFNVPANWNGKDIFIRLGSVNSFFYLWINGHYVGLSKDSKTPAEFNITQYLRKGENTVSVQVFRFSDGTYLEGQDMWKLSGIERNVELIARPKLSIFDFFVQADLNSDYLQGVFKLSVNLNRQPLQSENGEFIEVKLLDDANGMKPIYAASKKTNSKDFLFESILPNVRKWNAETPNLYTLIINHKGKSGKIIESIAHRIGFRKVEIKHGLFLVNGVAIKIKGTNRHEHDMITGKVITVESMINDIKVLKQFNINAVRNSHYPNREEWYELCDKYGIYLIDEANVECDGMDFHPLKTLSDKPEWKAAYLDRTKRMVERDKNFCSIITWSLGNESRFGDNFIATYNWTKQRDKTRPVQYEEARELPYSDIFCPMYKSLHIMQEYVRDIRTRPLIQCEYAHMMGNSGGNLKDDWDLIYMYRQLQGGFIWDFSDQTFKRKDENGRDIWAFGSDLGTVGVTSDTSFCADGMFAADRTPHPQAYEVKKVYQNIHFESVDFAANQISITNRFDFTNLKEYDLKWKIKADGKVIGQGTLPVIDLEPHQDTVITVDLPKITPTPGTEYFLWMEAFPKHENVFFSKDHVIAWEQFKLPVIKEKEKINPATSTPLLLNENASSIAISNNDLSLVFNKTTGNLSDFKFKGVSLLKEDIQLNFWRAVTDNDIGNSLQVRCAVWKNAGSNAKLSGIAAKQLTKRLIQVDAVYDLADVASQSKISYLINSNGDVTVKASFIAGERTFPELPRFGLRLILNKEFETVKWLGRGPFDNYNDRNYAAAIDIYEMSASKLFHPYPRAQESGNRTDVRWMALSNSSGQGIMAIGSSVINTGVLHFDMQKMDFDHSKRKNVHGGSMEDEDLIWWNIDYMQMGVGGDNSWGAKTHAAYTLPFQNYSFEFTLRPFDHTKNSVELAKETYHSNSN, via the coding sequence ATGAAGATCAAGAAATCAATATCTATTTTACTCCTCTTCACCTTTGGCCTGATTCAATCTCAAGGGTTTTCCCAGTCGAAGAAAAACGATTGGGAAAACCCTGAACTTGTATCTCAAAATACAGTAGCTCCTCATGCTTGGTTTGTTACAAAGGAAAATGAGCAATCGGCTATAAATGATACTCCTTCTCCCTTTGTAAAATCATTAAATGGGCAATGGAAATTTAAACTGGCTGAAAATCCGGCTCAACGACCTGCGACATTTTTCAAAGATGATTATAACACTGATAACTGGGACAACATTAAAGTTCCTGCCAATTGGCAAGTGGAAGGTTTCGATAAGTTTATTTTTACGGATGTTGAATACCCGATAAAGCCCAATCCTCCTTTTGTTCCGGAAGATTATAACCCAGTTGGTTCTTATAAACGCTCTTTTAATGTACCCGCCAATTGGAACGGAAAGGATATTTTCATTCGTTTAGGTTCAGTTAATTCTTTTTTTTACTTATGGATCAACGGGCATTATGTTGGTTTAAGTAAAGACAGTAAAACTCCTGCGGAATTTAACATCACTCAATACCTGCGTAAAGGAGAAAACACCGTTTCTGTACAGGTTTTTCGTTTTTCTGACGGCACTTACCTTGAAGGTCAAGACATGTGGAAATTAAGCGGCATTGAACGAAATGTTGAATTAATAGCCCGTCCAAAGCTTTCTATTTTTGATTTCTTTGTACAGGCCGACTTAAATTCGGATTACTTGCAAGGTGTATTCAAATTAAGCGTTAATTTAAATCGCCAGCCATTACAGTCAGAAAATGGTGAGTTTATCGAAGTAAAGTTATTGGATGACGCCAACGGGATGAAACCCATTTACGCTGCTTCAAAAAAAACAAATTCAAAAGATTTCCTTTTTGAATCGATTCTTCCAAACGTAAGAAAATGGAATGCAGAAACCCCAAATTTATACACCTTAATCATTAACCATAAAGGCAAATCGGGCAAAATCATTGAATCTATAGCTCATAGAATAGGTTTCAGAAAGGTTGAAATAAAACATGGGTTATTTCTTGTAAACGGAGTGGCCATCAAAATAAAAGGAACTAACCGTCATGAGCATGATATGATCACCGGAAAGGTAATCACGGTTGAAAGCATGATCAATGATATTAAGGTTTTAAAACAATTCAATATCAACGCCGTTCGTAACAGCCATTATCCTAACCGTGAAGAATGGTATGAACTCTGCGACAAATATGGAATTTACCTGATTGATGAAGCTAATGTTGAGTGTGATGGTATGGATTTTCATCCATTAAAAACCTTATCTGATAAACCCGAATGGAAGGCGGCCTATCTTGACCGCACAAAGCGAATGGTTGAACGCGATAAAAACTTTTGTAGCATTATAACCTGGTCGCTTGGTAATGAAAGTCGGTTTGGTGATAACTTTATAGCTACCTACAACTGGACTAAACAACGCGACAAAACCCGCCCGGTTCAATACGAAGAGGCGCGTGAATTACCTTATTCAGATATTTTTTGTCCGATGTATAAATCCTTGCATATCATGCAGGAATATGTCAGGGATATCCGTACTCGTCCGTTAATTCAGTGTGAATACGCACATATGATGGGCAACAGTGGTGGAAACTTAAAAGACGACTGGGACCTGATTTATATGTATCGCCAATTACAAGGTGGTTTTATTTGGGACTTCTCTGATCAAACCTTTAAACGTAAAGATGAAAATGGTCGCGACATTTGGGCGTTTGGCAGTGACTTAGGTACAGTTGGGGTAACCAGCGACACCAGTTTCTGCGCAGATGGTATGTTTGCAGCCGACCGGACCCCACATCCGCAAGCCTATGAAGTAAAAAAAGTCTATCAAAACATTCATTTCGAATCAGTTGATTTTGCCGCAAATCAGATCAGTATCACCAATCGTTTTGATTTTACCAATCTTAAAGAGTACGACCTAAAATGGAAAATAAAGGCTGATGGTAAAGTAATTGGACAGGGAACTTTACCTGTAATCGATCTGGAGCCTCATCAGGATACTGTTATTACAGTTGATTTGCCTAAAATCACTCCTACTCCGGGAACTGAATACTTTTTGTGGATGGAAGCATTCCCAAAACATGAAAATGTTTTTTTTAGTAAAGATCATGTGATAGCCTGGGAACAGTTTAAACTCCCTGTTATTAAAGAAAAAGAGAAAATTAATCCTGCAACATCCACTCCTCTGTTATTAAATGAAAATGCGTCGTCTATTGCAATTAGCAATAATGATCTCTCTTTAGTGTTCAATAAAACCACCGGAAATTTGAGCGACTTCAAATTCAAGGGTGTCTCATTATTAAAAGAGGATATACAACTAAATTTCTGGAGAGCCGTTACTGATAATGATATTGGCAATAGTTTGCAAGTGAGATGTGCTGTTTGGAAAAATGCGGGAAGTAATGCTAAATTAAGTGGTATAGCCGCTAAACAACTAACTAAACGATTAATTCAGGTAGATGCTGTGTATGATTTAGCGGATGTTGCATCCCAATCAAAGATCAGTTACCTGATTAATTCAAATGGTGACGTTACGGTGAAAGCCAGTTTTATTGCTGGGGAGAGAACATTTCCGGAACTTCCTCGATTTGGGTTAAGGTTAATACTGAATAAAGAGTTTGAAACCGTTAAATGGTTGGGCCGAGGTCCTTTTGATAACTATAACGACCGCAACTATGCAGCAGCTATCGATATCTACGAAATGTCTGCCTCAAAATTATTCCATCCTTACCCAAGGGCTCAGGAAAGTGGAAATAGAACCGATGTTCGTTGGATGGCATTAAGTAATTCATCGGGTCAGGGGATAATGGCTATCGGAAGTTCTGTTATTAATACAGGCGTTTTGCATTTCGATATGCAGAAAATGGACTTCGACCATAGTAAACGCAAAAATGTGCACGGAGGTTCTATGGAAGATGAGGACCTTATCTGGTGGAATATTGACTATATGCAAATGGGTGTTGGCGGAGATAACAGCTGGGGCGCAAAAACACATGCAGCCTATACCCTGCCTTTTCAAAACTATAGCTTTGAATTTACGCTTCGTCCATTTGATCATACAAAAAACAGTGTTGAGTTAGCAAAGGAGACCTATCACTCCAATTCTAATTAA
- a CDS encoding RagB/SusD family nutrient uptake outer membrane protein, producing MKTLKKHLYIITAALVFTSTACEKDFLDKENKKDLSGSSFWKTKEHAEQGILSTYAALRSAGGDKWTWFEELYISSTYKSDEIINNKAEGYGKSLHSYTYTTDESTFTNLWHSCFAGISRANQCIENIPNVSGNAQNGLSDEEKKMMIAEAKFLRGYYYFTLINYFKNIPLITKVQKEEIDFYPSEAKEEDIWNQIESDFKEGVQFLPESRAGNEVGRATKYTAQAYLGKAYLFQEKFENANTEFAGVINSGKYDLMANYGDNFNGAFENNKESLFEIQFSADRTNSFDARNPIAWEVSSYALNGWELFYPSPYLESEFMKDKTDNGTYSDRVYATLFFDDPNSKAPVVNEQGVEMKYSDVKDGLNYHVFFKKYAYPADLADNKNYTGVNIHLMRFADVLLMHAEALNERGLTAEALTVVNRVRERAKAAPLVALSTAQLREQIRHHERPCELSMEFGIRWADLYRWARSKSAPEPIKTVLTNHNHEFANNFINGKHDIYPVPFAEISKNPNIHQAKNW from the coding sequence ATGAAAACGTTAAAGAAACATTTATATATAATCACAGCTGCGTTGGTTTTTACTTCCACCGCTTGCGAAAAGGATTTTCTGGATAAAGAAAATAAAAAAGACCTATCAGGAAGTTCCTTCTGGAAAACCAAAGAACATGCAGAACAGGGAATTTTATCGACCTATGCCGCATTACGATCGGCAGGTGGAGACAAATGGACTTGGTTTGAGGAACTTTATATTTCATCCACTTATAAATCGGATGAGATCATCAATAACAAAGCAGAAGGTTATGGAAAGTCGCTTCATTCGTATACCTACACCACTGATGAATCCACGTTTACAAATCTTTGGCATTCTTGCTTTGCCGGAATAAGTCGTGCAAACCAGTGTATTGAAAATATTCCTAATGTTTCGGGTAATGCACAAAATGGTTTATCAGATGAGGAAAAGAAAATGATGATTGCTGAAGCCAAATTCCTGAGAGGCTATTATTATTTCACCCTGATTAATTATTTCAAAAACATTCCTTTAATCACTAAAGTCCAAAAAGAAGAAATTGATTTTTACCCGTCTGAAGCAAAAGAAGAAGACATCTGGAACCAAATAGAAAGCGACTTTAAAGAAGGTGTACAATTTCTGCCGGAAAGTCGTGCCGGAAATGAGGTGGGTAGAGCTACTAAATATACAGCTCAGGCCTATCTGGGGAAAGCATACCTATTCCAGGAAAAATTCGAGAATGCCAACACCGAATTTGCAGGTGTGATTAACAGTGGAAAATATGACCTGATGGCTAACTATGGTGATAACTTTAACGGAGCTTTTGAAAACAACAAGGAATCCTTGTTTGAAATTCAGTTCAGCGCCGACAGAACCAACAGTTTTGATGCCCGCAACCCAATTGCCTGGGAAGTTTCGTCTTATGCCTTGAATGGTTGGGAGTTGTTTTACCCTTCTCCTTATCTCGAAAGCGAGTTTATGAAAGATAAAACCGACAATGGTACGTACAGCGATCGTGTTTATGCGACCTTATTCTTCGATGATCCTAATTCTAAAGCACCTGTTGTAAATGAACAGGGAGTTGAAATGAAGTATTCGGATGTAAAAGATGGGTTAAACTATCATGTATTCTTTAAAAAATATGCCTATCCAGCTGATTTAGCTGATAATAAAAATTATACAGGTGTTAATATACACCTAATGCGTTTTGCTGATGTTCTGTTGATGCACGCTGAGGCACTGAATGAGCGTGGACTAACCGCTGAGGCATTAACAGTTGTAAATCGTGTTCGTGAGCGTGCCAAAGCTGCTCCTTTAGTGGCCTTGAGTACTGCTCAATTAAGAGAACAGATTCGCCATCATGAGCGTCCTTGTGAATTATCAATGGAATTTGGTATCCGTTGGGCCGACCTTTACCGTTGGGCACGTAGCAAATCAGCCCCGGAACCTATTAAAACGGTTTTGACAAACCATAATCACGAGTTTGCTAACAATTTCATCAATGGAAAACACGATATCTATCCGGTTCCATTTGCTGAAATAAGCAAGAATCCTAATATTCATCAGGCTAAGAACTGGTAA